The genomic segment TTCAGCTGACCGACGTGACCGACGCCCCGGCACCGCCGAGCGTTCTGGTCGACGGTCATCCAGGCGGCATCGACTTCGGCACCACCGAACTGTTGACCGACCTGACCCGGACCTTCGAGATCACGAACACCGGTTCTGCTGCTCTGGACATCAGCAACATCGTGATTCCTGCCGGGTTCACAACCACGCTGACCGCTCAGAGTGTGGCCGCTGGCGATACGATCAGCTTCGAGATCACGATGGACTCCGACTCCTTCGGCGACCGTTCGGGCCTGTTCTCGTTCGACACC from the Gimesia chilikensis genome contains:
- a CDS encoding DUF1573 domain-containing protein; protein product: GTFDLNQQIAPDDFQADGALWEDLGTFTINSRTLTVMLTNLANGLITADAVRIERVSAGPEVQLTDVTDAPAPPSVLVDGHPGGIDFGTTELLTDLTRTFEITNTGSAALDISNIVIPAGFTTTLTAQSVAAGDTISFEITMDSDSFGDRSGLFSFDT